One window of the Candidatus Neomarinimicrobiota bacterium genome contains the following:
- a CDS encoding sodium:proton antiporter, with amino-acid sequence MAFASGSSGTPHLDGANLSILWVIPFAGILLSIAGFPLVAPHFWHRNFGKISAFWALLLIVPFLFSAGFSVTLYELLHVGLLEYIPFIILLLALFTISGGVQLTGSLVGKPIVNTGVILIGTILASWMGTTGAAMLLIRPLIRANKDRQNKVHVIVFFIFLVANIGGSLTPLGDPPLFLGFLKGVDFFWTTSAMFVPMLFMAVCLLAIFFAFDTFLYNREESHPAPVSPEKLGIKGSLNLLLLVGVIGGVLLSGFWDPHISFDVYHVHMELQNIVRDILLLGLTVASWKMTSQTIREANEYTWFPIVEVAKLFAGIFITIIPAIAILKAGTDGALSAVINSVSNEAGPINYMYFWATGILSSFLDNAPTYLVFFNTAGGDPSLLMGDLSQTLLAISAGAVFMGANTYIGNAPNFMVKSISESSGIEMPSFFGYLFKWSMPILIPLFLLVSYIFF; translated from the coding sequence ATGGCATTTGCTAGCGGCAGCAGTGGTACTCCCCATTTAGATGGGGCGAATTTATCCATATTATGGGTAATCCCATTTGCCGGAATTCTTTTGTCCATTGCTGGGTTTCCACTAGTGGCACCCCATTTTTGGCATCGAAATTTTGGAAAAATTTCTGCATTCTGGGCTTTATTATTAATTGTTCCATTTTTATTTAGTGCTGGTTTTTCAGTCACGCTTTATGAACTCCTCCACGTAGGGTTACTGGAATACATTCCATTCATCATATTACTTTTGGCATTATTCACTATTTCCGGTGGTGTTCAGCTAACGGGATCGTTGGTGGGGAAACCCATTGTAAATACTGGCGTAATACTTATCGGTACAATTTTGGCAAGTTGGATGGGAACCACCGGTGCAGCAATGCTATTGATTCGTCCTCTTATTCGTGCCAATAAGGATAGACAGAATAAAGTCCATGTAATTGTATTCTTTATTTTTCTCGTGGCAAATATTGGAGGGTCCCTGACGCCTCTTGGTGACCCGCCCCTGTTTCTGGGTTTCCTAAAAGGTGTGGATTTTTTCTGGACCACATCAGCCATGTTTGTACCCATGCTCTTTATGGCTGTTTGTTTATTAGCTATCTTTTTTGCTTTTGATACATTTCTATACAATCGGGAAGAATCCCATCCTGCTCCAGTATCTCCTGAGAAACTGGGTATTAAAGGATCATTAAACCTTTTATTATTGGTTGGCGTAATCGGTGGTGTTTTGTTGAGCGGTTTCTGGGATCCCCATATTTCTTTTGATGTTTACCACGTTCATATGGAATTACAAAATATTGTTAGAGATATCCTTTTACTCGGCTTAACTGTTGCTAGTTGGAAAATGACGAGCCAAACCATTCGAGAAGCTAATGAGTATACTTGGTTTCCCATTGTAGAAGTGGCCAAACTTTTTGCCGGAATATTTATTACAATCATTCCCGCCATCGCCATATTAAAAGCCGGTACAGATGGTGCTCTATCTGCGGTGATTAATTCTGTTTCAAATGAGGCAGGACCCATTAATTATATGTATTTCTGGGCCACTGGAATTTTGTCCAGCTTTTTGGATAATGCACCCACATATCTTGTGTTCTTCAATACTGCCGGAGGCGATCCTTCATTGCTCATGGGTGATTTGAGTCAAACTTTGTTGGCCATTTCAGCTGGTGCTGTTTTCATGGGAGCAAATACATATATAGGCAATGCGCCCAACTTTATGGTAAAATCTATTTCTGAATCATCGGGGATAGAAATGCCCTCCTTTTTCGGATACTTATTTAAATGGTCCATGCCCATTCTTATTCCATTGTTTCTTCTGGTTAGTTATATATTTTTCTGA
- the pdxT gene encoding pyridoxal 5'-phosphate synthase glutaminase subunit PdxT codes for MIGVLALQGDYAKHIQILNMLQIPAKEIRYPSELVEIKGLVIPGGESSTMTDLMKRIGFHEPLRNFAKKYPILGTCAGLIMMSSTAPDSKVEPLNVLDVEVDRNGYGRQIHSFTKELPVQLNGTVTEVPATFIRAPKITKVNNGVEIISEYKGNPVAVKQGHHLGLSFHPELDGITIFHNYIFKKQFQKTYAA; via the coding sequence ATGATTGGTGTCCTAGCATTGCAGGGGGATTATGCAAAACATATTCAGATATTGAATATGCTCCAAATTCCTGCAAAAGAAATTCGCTATCCCAGTGAACTTGTTGAGATTAAAGGATTGGTCATTCCTGGCGGAGAATCATCAACTATGACCGATTTAATGAAGCGAATTGGTTTCCACGAACCATTGAGAAATTTCGCAAAAAAATATCCAATTTTGGGCACATGTGCCGGGTTGATTATGATGTCCTCAACGGCGCCTGATTCAAAGGTGGAACCTCTAAATGTCTTGGATGTTGAAGTGGATCGGAATGGATACGGGAGGCAAATCCATTCTTTTACAAAAGAATTACCAGTTCAATTAAACGGGACAGTCACTGAAGTTCCGGCTACTTTTATTCGTGCGCCGAAAATTACAAAAGTAAATAATGGTGTTGAAATTATTAGTGAATATAAAGGTAATCCTGTGGCAGTGAAACAAGGCCACCACCTTGGATTATCGTTTCATCCTGAATTGGATGGCATCACTATTTTTCACAATTATATTTTTAAAAAACAATTTCAAAAAACATATGCAGCTTAG
- a CDS encoding carbon starvation protein A, whose translation MSSIVLVLIGLSFLFLGYKFYSKFVGQRIFGMKDESHPMPSKEFEDGVDFVPTKKHILFGHHFTSIAGAAPIIGPCVAAYWGWLPALVWILVGTVFMGAVHDFGALVTSAKEKGRSIADIASTTISKRVRLMFLIFIILLVWLVLAVFAMAIADLFVGIPASVIPINIEIIIAIIMGFLIYKKKMDILIPSLVALALLYFFIWVGTKAPIDFTTAMPVQDAKNLWIILLFIYSAIASLLPVWTLLQPRDYINSHQLFVGLGLLFLGIFVAQPIVDAPAIRSFSEPGVPGLFPLLFVTVACGAISGFHGLVASGTSSKQLEKLSDARMVGYGGMIGEGTLALASTIAAVAGISLVTQCNLPTVGPVADLNWAVYYDSWEHASGNKATAFVLGGGALLQSLGISSEIATTLMAVLVISFAATTLDTATRIQRFILNEFGVATNIKLLTNRYIATVIAIVPAILLAFWNVSDPGTGATRQAGWLLWPIFGASNQMLAALTLMVLTLYYWQKKKPILPLLIPMLLIMALTFTALATNAIKFYGTNNILFGLTVILIGLIIWMAFEGVNKVLEIRRAP comes from the coding sequence ATGAGCTCAATCGTATTGGTCCTTATAGGTCTTTCTTTTCTTTTCCTCGGATATAAATTTTACTCCAAATTTGTAGGTCAACGAATTTTTGGTATGAAAGATGAGAGTCATCCAATGCCTTCCAAAGAATTTGAAGATGGTGTGGATTTTGTCCCGACAAAAAAACATATACTTTTCGGACATCACTTTACATCCATTGCTGGGGCAGCGCCTATAATTGGTCCTTGTGTGGCAGCATATTGGGGATGGCTGCCGGCCTTAGTATGGATATTGGTAGGTACTGTATTTATGGGAGCCGTCCATGATTTTGGCGCACTAGTCACCAGTGCAAAAGAAAAAGGTCGCAGTATAGCTGATATTGCTTCTACGACGATCAGTAAAAGAGTTCGTCTCATGTTTCTAATCTTTATCATTCTATTGGTCTGGCTAGTTTTGGCTGTTTTTGCTATGGCAATTGCCGATTTATTCGTAGGAATTCCTGCATCAGTAATTCCCATCAATATTGAAATTATTATCGCTATCATTATGGGGTTTTTGATTTATAAAAAGAAAATGGATATCCTAATTCCATCCTTGGTTGCTTTAGCTTTATTATACTTTTTTATCTGGGTTGGTACAAAAGCGCCCATTGATTTCACTACAGCAATGCCGGTTCAAGATGCTAAGAATTTGTGGATCATCTTGTTATTTATTTATTCAGCTATTGCCAGTTTATTACCGGTATGGACCCTGCTTCAGCCTCGGGATTATATTAACAGCCACCAACTATTTGTGGGCTTGGGACTATTGTTTTTAGGAATTTTTGTAGCCCAGCCTATAGTTGATGCACCGGCCATTAGGTCTTTTTCTGAGCCTGGAGTGCCAGGGCTGTTCCCTCTTCTTTTCGTTACAGTTGCCTGTGGCGCAATTAGTGGATTTCATGGATTGGTGGCATCAGGAACATCTTCAAAACAGTTAGAAAAGTTATCTGATGCTCGAATGGTTGGCTATGGCGGAATGATCGGGGAGGGAACGTTAGCCTTGGCCTCAACCATCGCGGCGGTGGCGGGGATATCTTTGGTTACCCAATGTAATTTGCCCACTGTTGGTCCAGTTGCAGATTTGAATTGGGCAGTTTATTACGATTCATGGGAACATGCCAGTGGAAATAAAGCAACAGCATTTGTACTGGGCGGTGGCGCATTACTGCAATCATTAGGAATTTCATCTGAAATTGCAACTACCCTTATGGCCGTTTTGGTAATTTCATTTGCCGCCACAACTTTGGATACAGCCACAAGAATTCAACGATTTATCTTGAATGAATTCGGCGTTGCCACAAATATAAAACTATTGACGAATCGATATATTGCCACTGTTATTGCAATTGTGCCGGCAATTCTATTGGCCTTTTGGAATGTATCCGATCCTGGGACGGGTGCCACTCGTCAGGCCGGTTGGTTATTATGGCCAATCTTTGGGGCGAGTAACCAAATGCTAGCGGCACTCACACTTATGGTTCTGACCCTTTATTATTGGCAAAAGAAGAAGCCCATTCTGCCATTATTGATTCCAATGTTGCTCATCATGGCTCTCACTTTTACAGCTTTGGCTACGAATGCGATAAAATTTTATGGTACCAATAATATTCTTTTCGGATTAACCGTTATTCTCATAGGACTCATTATTTGGATGGCTTTTGAAGGTGTGAATAAGGTATTAGAAATTCGCCGAGCACCGTAA
- a CDS encoding 1-deoxy-D-xylulose-5-phosphate synthase has protein sequence MASLFFTIIFLKNNFKKHMQLSLLPNIKSPADIKNYSMDELRQLADEVRHHTIEVVSQVGGHLAPTLGVVELTVALHKVFNTPDDKIVWDVGHQGYAHKLLTGRFDAFPTIRQYGGLSGFLKRSESEYDAFGAGHASTSISAATGIAEAQKRTGKNYRVVSVIGDGSMTGGLAFEALNNAGHLRTPMLVVLNDNEMSISPNVGAINTYLTRIVTNPLYNRIRDEIWKISGKLPFGKRTARTMLHRIEESLKSLLVPGMLFEELGFRYIGPVDGHNLDELVPTLDRIKDLKTPALLHILTKKGKGMVSTNGENGQYYSDAVKFHAVKPNGKAKEKISSPTDVEPSAPIFQNVFGALVCEVARNRDDTVCITAAMREGTGLVPFAKEFPDRYYDVGIAEGHGVTFAAGLATEGVRPIVAIYSTFLQRAFDHIVHDVAIQHLPVVFCLDRSGIAGEDGPTHHGALDISYLKCIQGMVVAAPKNGNELRHLLYTGLDYQDGPFAIRYPKGSSKEFDTNGQAELLPIGSWEVMRHGTDVVILAVGAQVYDALDAADRLSQSGVNCEIVNCRFIKPMDEGYLESIIGRFNQVVTVEEGVKTGGFGEGVLAWLSTHDFVGKTRIISLPNEFVEHGPRDILLKNCGISQNGIVDAVDVSQYHVELDK, from the coding sequence ATGGCATCACTATTTTTCACAATTATATTTTTAAAAAACAATTTCAAAAAACATATGCAGCTTAGTCTTCTGCCCAATATTAAATCTCCAGCGGATATTAAAAATTATTCCATGGATGAACTGCGACAATTGGCTGATGAAGTAAGGCACCATACAATAGAAGTGGTTAGTCAGGTGGGCGGTCATTTGGCCCCAACATTGGGTGTTGTTGAATTAACCGTAGCCCTTCACAAAGTATTTAATACACCGGATGATAAAATTGTTTGGGATGTGGGTCATCAAGGCTATGCCCATAAACTACTTACGGGACGATTTGATGCATTCCCAACCATACGCCAATATGGTGGCTTAAGTGGTTTTTTAAAGCGATCCGAAAGTGAATATGATGCATTTGGGGCAGGTCATGCATCCACATCTATTTCGGCTGCTACAGGCATTGCAGAAGCGCAAAAACGTACAGGAAAAAATTATCGTGTTGTTTCAGTTATTGGCGATGGTTCAATGACGGGCGGATTAGCTTTTGAAGCATTAAACAATGCGGGCCATTTGCGAACACCAATGCTAGTGGTTCTGAATGATAATGAAATGTCCATTAGTCCCAATGTAGGCGCTATCAATACTTATTTAACTAGAATTGTAACAAATCCACTTTATAACAGGATTCGGGATGAGATCTGGAAAATTTCTGGAAAATTACCTTTTGGAAAGCGCACAGCCCGAACCATGCTGCATCGAATAGAAGAAAGTTTAAAATCTTTACTAGTCCCGGGGATGCTATTTGAAGAATTGGGGTTTCGTTATATTGGTCCTGTAGATGGCCATAACTTGGATGAATTGGTACCAACCTTGGATCGAATCAAAGATTTAAAAACACCTGCCTTGTTGCATATCCTAACTAAAAAGGGTAAGGGTATGGTCTCTACTAATGGAGAGAATGGACAATACTACAGCGATGCGGTAAAATTCCATGCTGTGAAACCAAACGGGAAGGCAAAAGAAAAAATTTCTTCTCCAACGGATGTAGAACCCAGTGCGCCCATTTTTCAGAATGTATTCGGAGCGCTGGTTTGTGAAGTAGCTCGAAACAGGGATGATACAGTTTGTATAACAGCTGCCATGCGTGAGGGGACAGGCTTGGTACCCTTTGCGAAGGAATTTCCCGATCGCTATTATGATGTGGGTATTGCAGAAGGCCATGGTGTTACTTTTGCGGCAGGATTAGCTACTGAAGGTGTTCGTCCCATCGTCGCTATTTATTCAACATTTTTACAACGTGCTTTTGACCATATTGTCCACGATGTGGCCATTCAACATTTACCTGTTGTATTCTGTTTGGATCGCTCAGGTATAGCCGGTGAAGATGGCCCCACCCATCATGGCGCATTGGATATTTCTTACTTGAAATGCATACAGGGAATGGTTGTTGCGGCGCCAAAGAATGGAAATGAATTGCGCCATTTACTTTATACTGGACTCGATTACCAAGATGGCCCTTTTGCCATTCGATATCCTAAAGGATCCTCGAAAGAATTTGATACCAATGGTCAAGCTGAACTTTTGCCCATTGGCAGTTGGGAAGTTATGCGCCACGGAACTGATGTGGTGATCCTTGCAGTGGGTGCCCAAGTTTATGATGCCTTAGACGCGGCTGATAGGTTGAGCCAATCCGGAGTGAATTGTGAAATAGTAAACTGTCGCTTCATTAAACCAATGGACGAGGGATATTTAGAATCAATTATTGGCCGCTTCAATCAAGTGGTCACGGTAGAAGAAGGTGTAAAAACCGGCGGTTTTGGTGAAGGTGTATTGGCATGGCTATCCACCCATGACTTTGTAGGGAAAACTCGAATTATTAGCCTTCCAAATGAATTTGTTGAGCATGGTCCTCGTGATATTTTATTGAAGAATTGCGGTATTAGCCAAAATGGTATTGTTGATGCGGTTGATGTATCTCAATATCATGTTGAATTGGATAAATAG
- the ispH gene encoding 4-hydroxy-3-methylbut-2-enyl diphosphate reductase has translation MKIILAKDAGYCFGVRDAVNLAFDTTEKYGDVYMLGHIVHNENVVKDLDDSGAKVVDSLDDVPEGKSILFRAHGTAVDTWGEANSKDMNIVDATCPLVLEIHEEVKKLEAEGRKIIIVGDHGHDEVVGIASQVKDPIIVATPEEAEALRKTKRAGVVSQSTQTIENVQEIINIIMTKVFDLRFVNTICFPTKRNQSQIKELARQCDAMIVIGSFTSANSNRLTALAKERNERSYQVTCAEEIDPKWIEGVEAVGVSAGASTPDNIIDEVLTKIKEIGKVPEEIVYG, from the coding sequence ATGAAAATAATATTGGCTAAAGATGCGGGTTATTGTTTCGGCGTGAGGGATGCGGTCAATCTGGCATTCGATACAACGGAGAAATATGGCGATGTATATATGCTCGGTCACATCGTCCATAATGAGAATGTGGTCAAAGATTTAGATGATTCAGGTGCAAAAGTTGTGGATTCACTTGATGACGTACCTGAAGGCAAATCGATCCTTTTTCGCGCTCATGGTACTGCGGTAGATACGTGGGGAGAGGCCAATTCCAAAGATATGAATATCGTGGATGCCACTTGTCCGTTAGTGTTAGAGATCCATGAAGAAGTAAAAAAATTGGAAGCAGAAGGTCGTAAGATCATTATTGTGGGTGACCACGGGCATGATGAGGTTGTGGGTATTGCCAGCCAAGTTAAAGACCCTATAATTGTGGCCACACCAGAAGAAGCGGAAGCATTGCGGAAAACAAAACGAGCCGGTGTGGTTAGTCAATCCACCCAAACTATTGAAAATGTGCAAGAAATTATTAATATAATCATGACCAAGGTTTTTGACCTCCGGTTTGTGAATACGATTTGTTTCCCAACAAAGCGGAACCAAAGTCAGATTAAAGAATTAGCAAGGCAATGCGATGCCATGATTGTTATTGGATCATTCACAAGCGCCAATTCAAATCGTCTCACCGCTTTAGCTAAAGAAAGAAATGAAAGATCATACCAAGTTACTTGCGCAGAGGAGATTGATCCTAAATGGATAGAAGGTGTAGAAGCGGTTGGTGTATCCGCCGGCGCTAGTACACCGGATAATATTATTGACGAAGTTTTAACTAAAATTAAAGAAATTGGGAAAGTCCCAGAGGAGATTGTATATGGCTGA
- a CDS encoding methylmalonyl-CoA mutase family protein, translating to MSDQLELFNQAKQQWKEEAKSSATRDYSFETLSGESLESLYYPKNPGNGFLDKLGFPGQFPYTRGVHANMYRGKLWTKRQFSGFGTPEETNARYHSLLSKGQTGLSVAFDMPTLMGYDPDHPWSKGEVGKCGVSIASIKDMERLFEGINLGDISVSQTINGPAVILLAFYIAVAQNQGVPLENLRGTLQNDILKEFIAQKEWIFPPEPSMRVITDMMSFCTEHMPQYNTISISGYHIREAGSTAAQELAFTLADGFTYVEYAIDAGLDVDAFAPRLSFFFNSHMDFFEEIAKYRAARRIWAKRMKNKYGAKNPRSWKLRFHTQTAGCSLTAQQPENNIARTGFQAMAAVLGGTQSLHTNSMDETLALPTEKSAEIALRTQQLIAFETGVANVADPLGGSWFVESLTDQMEAEAEKYFDEIENQGGVISAIEKGYFQREIARAASIYQQKIDNKQLIHVGVNKFVKKDEEIDIPLLEIGDKAETLQLKALADLRIGRNENAVKVALIQIQEACANGDNIMPPIVEAAKIFATMGEIVVAMKSEFGEWQESAIF from the coding sequence ATGTCTGATCAATTAGAATTATTTAATCAAGCCAAACAACAGTGGAAAGAGGAAGCGAAATCTTCTGCCACTAGAGATTATAGCTTTGAAACACTGAGCGGTGAATCATTGGAATCGCTATATTATCCTAAAAACCCTGGTAATGGATTTTTAGATAAATTGGGATTCCCCGGGCAATTCCCATATACGCGTGGTGTCCACGCCAATATGTATCGGGGTAAACTTTGGACCAAACGGCAATTCTCCGGATTTGGCACGCCGGAAGAAACCAACGCCCGCTACCATTCTTTATTAAGCAAAGGACAGACTGGATTATCGGTTGCCTTTGATATGCCCACATTAATGGGCTATGATCCAGATCACCCTTGGTCTAAAGGTGAAGTGGGGAAGTGCGGTGTCAGTATTGCATCCATCAAAGATATGGAACGGCTGTTTGAAGGAATAAATTTGGGTGATATTTCTGTGTCCCAGACGATTAATGGTCCCGCTGTCATCTTATTGGCCTTTTATATTGCCGTTGCCCAAAATCAAGGAGTACCATTAGAAAATTTGCGCGGCACCCTCCAAAATGATATTCTGAAAGAATTTATTGCCCAAAAAGAATGGATATTTCCACCGGAACCATCCATGAGAGTTATTACTGATATGATGTCTTTTTGCACTGAGCATATGCCTCAGTACAATACCATTTCAATTTCTGGTTACCACATCCGGGAAGCAGGATCCACCGCCGCCCAGGAGTTGGCTTTTACACTGGCGGATGGATTTACCTATGTGGAATACGCTATAGATGCAGGCTTGGATGTTGATGCATTCGCGCCTCGCTTATCCTTCTTTTTTAATTCCCACATGGATTTCTTTGAAGAAATTGCAAAGTACCGTGCCGCCCGTCGCATTTGGGCTAAACGGATGAAAAATAAATATGGCGCCAAGAATCCGCGCTCATGGAAATTGAGATTCCATACCCAAACTGCAGGATGCTCACTTACAGCTCAACAGCCTGAGAACAATATCGCCCGAACGGGCTTTCAAGCTATGGCGGCAGTTTTAGGCGGCACCCAATCGCTTCATACAAATTCAATGGATGAAACTTTAGCATTACCCACAGAAAAATCAGCCGAGATTGCACTGCGAACCCAACAATTGATTGCTTTTGAAACTGGTGTAGCTAATGTAGCCGATCCGCTAGGGGGATCATGGTTTGTGGAATCCTTAACAGATCAAATGGAAGCAGAAGCAGAAAAATATTTTGATGAAATTGAAAACCAAGGTGGTGTAATCTCTGCTATTGAAAAGGGATACTTTCAACGGGAAATTGCCCGTGCTGCCTCTATTTACCAACAGAAAATTGATAATAAACAATTGATTCATGTGGGTGTAAATAAATTCGTAAAGAAGGATGAAGAAATTGATATTCCTTTATTGGAAATTGGTGATAAAGCTGAAACCCTTCAGTTGAAAGCTTTGGCCGATTTGAGGATTGGGAGAAATGAGAATGCTGTAAAGGTGGCACTAATCCAAATACAGGAAGCTT
- a CDS encoding bifunctional oligoribonuclease/PAP phosphatase NrnA, giving the protein MLDWKSLHKTIDGVERILLSTHENPDGDGLGSACAMYHYLKSQGKDCRLIQISDLPYEYEFLNGGEIIETYRSDIHDDWISQVDLALIFDVGDYRRMRQIGDELESNKIHVVNIDHHPDLSDGRFAENFINIKAAATGEMVYDFMQAGNVPLTNEIAVGIYTGVMTDTGSFCYSNTNQKCHKIAMECIAEGVNTSAIYQSVYESSSKGRVALLGLILNKLQYNETGELAWFTIDQTMMDEAGANKKDVDGFTDFVRTIRGVEVAVMIFQNSENTCRINLRSKGKYVINEIAKAMGGGGHKLAAGAVAEGSLDEVLPKVLAETRAVLAQQNGYHE; this is encoded by the coding sequence ATGTTAGACTGGAAATCATTACATAAAACAATAGACGGTGTGGAAAGGATTTTACTCTCCACCCATGAAAACCCTGACGGGGATGGACTCGGTAGTGCCTGCGCCATGTATCATTACCTCAAAAGCCAGGGAAAAGATTGCCGTCTCATCCAAATTTCTGACCTCCCCTATGAATATGAATTTTTAAATGGAGGTGAGATTATTGAAACATACCGGTCTGACATTCATGATGATTGGATTTCTCAAGTAGATTTGGCCTTAATCTTTGATGTGGGCGATTACCGCCGTATGAGACAAATCGGTGATGAATTAGAATCCAACAAAATTCATGTTGTTAATATTGATCATCATCCCGATTTAAGCGATGGGCGTTTTGCCGAAAATTTTATCAATATTAAAGCGGCAGCCACCGGTGAAATGGTTTACGATTTTATGCAGGCTGGCAATGTGCCTCTAACGAATGAAATTGCGGTCGGCATATATACCGGCGTTATGACGGATACAGGCTCATTTTGCTATAGCAATACGAATCAAAAATGTCACAAGATTGCCATGGAATGTATCGCAGAAGGCGTGAATACATCGGCGATTTACCAGTCTGTATATGAGAGCAGTTCCAAAGGGCGAGTAGCTTTGCTAGGTCTTATACTGAATAAACTTCAATATAATGAAACAGGCGAATTGGCCTGGTTTACCATTGACCAAACTATGATGGATGAGGCTGGGGCCAACAAAAAAGATGTGGACGGCTTTACTGATTTTGTCCGCACTATCCGCGGTGTAGAGGTGGCGGTCATGATCTTTCAAAATTCCGAGAACACTTGCCGGATTAATCTTCGTTCCAAAGGAAAATATGTCATTAATGAAATTGCCAAAGCAATGGGCGGTGGTGGACATAAATTAGCTGCCGGCGCTGTAGCAGAGGGTTCTCTGGACGAAGTACTTCCAAAAGTATTAGCTGAAACTCGGGCTGTACTGGCGCAACAGAATGGGTATCATGAATGA
- the pdxS gene encoding pyridoxal 5'-phosphate synthase lyase subunit PdxS, giving the protein MADIGSFEVKVGLAEMLKGGVIMDVMNADQAKIAEDAGAVAVMALERIPALIRKEGGISRASDPQMIKDIQATVSIPVMAKVRIGHFVEAQILEALEVDFVDESEVLTPADEHNHIWKSDFKVPFVCGCRNLGEALRRIGEGAAMIRTKGEAGSGNIVEAVRHMRQVQSDMKKLTVMNQDELMAAAKDMGAPFELVQQVAKLGKLPVPNFAAGGIATPADASLMMQLGAETVFVGSGIFMSDDPAPRARAIVDAVTYYKDPAKLVEISTGLQAAMKGLDMAEIPKGERLQERGW; this is encoded by the coding sequence ATGGCTGATATAGGTTCATTCGAAGTAAAAGTCGGTTTAGCCGAAATGTTAAAAGGTGGTGTCATCATGGATGTGATGAACGCGGATCAGGCAAAAATAGCAGAAGATGCTGGCGCCGTTGCGGTGATGGCGTTAGAGCGAATCCCTGCATTGATCCGGAAGGAAGGCGGTATATCCCGTGCCAGTGATCCCCAGATGATTAAGGATATTCAAGCAACTGTATCAATCCCGGTAATGGCAAAAGTTCGTATTGGCCACTTTGTAGAAGCGCAGATACTGGAAGCGCTAGAAGTTGATTTTGTTGACGAAAGTGAAGTCCTCACACCTGCCGATGAACATAACCATATTTGGAAAAGTGATTTTAAAGTTCCCTTCGTTTGCGGTTGCCGAAACTTGGGTGAAGCACTGCGGCGGATCGGCGAAGGTGCGGCAATGATTCGGACCAAAGGTGAAGCAGGAAGCGGAAATATTGTTGAAGCAGTTCGCCATATGCGTCAGGTTCAAAGTGATATGAAGAAATTAACAGTTATGAATCAAGATGAACTTATGGCAGCAGCCAAAGATATGGGCGCACCATTTGAATTAGTCCAGCAAGTAGCTAAACTAGGTAAATTACCGGTTCCAAATTTTGCCGCCGGTGGCATTGCCACTCCCGCTGATGCATCTCTTATGATGCAGTTGGGAGCAGAGACAGTTTTTGTTGGTTCAGGTATTTTCATGAGTGATGATCCAGCGCCAAGAGCAAGAGCAATTGTGGATGCAGTGACTTACTACAAAGATCCCGCCAAACTTGTTGAAATTTCCACTGGTCTTCAAGCAGCCATGAAGGGTTTAGATATGGCTGAAATTCCTAAGGGAGAGCGTCTCCAGGAAAGAGGTTGGTAG
- a CDS encoding cob(I)yrinic acid a,c-diamide adenosyltransferase yields the protein MRISKVTTKTGDKGGTGLGDGKRVSKDHPHIVFQGDLDELNSFLGLTVTACNEKELVTELKSIQQDIFNIGGEASMPGTDMELFSKDRINILESSLEKMNKFLPPLTEFILPGGDELSARIHVVRAVCRRVERSCVTLMETGTDVKFWLIYLNRLSDYFFVLARFISQNHGEGETLWERNN from the coding sequence ATGCGGATTTCAAAAGTCACCACTAAAACGGGAGATAAGGGGGGTACAGGATTAGGTGATGGAAAACGCGTTTCCAAAGACCATCCACATATAGTATTTCAAGGAGATCTGGATGAATTGAATTCTTTTTTAGGCTTGACCGTTACAGCTTGTAACGAAAAGGAATTGGTAACTGAACTAAAATCCATCCAACAGGATATATTTAATATAGGCGGTGAAGCATCAATGCCCGGGACAGATATGGAATTATTTAGCAAAGACCGAATCAATATTTTAGAATCGTCTTTAGAAAAAATGAATAAATTTCTGCCACCATTAACAGAATTTATTTTGCCCGGCGGGGATGAGTTGTCCGCAAGGATTCATGTGGTTCGGGCGGTTTGCCGAAGGGTGGAACGATCCTGCGTAACATTAATGGAAACAGGAACGGATGTAAAATTCTGGCTGATTTACCTCAACCGCCTCAGTGATTACTTTTTTGTTTTGGCAAGATTTATATCTCAGAATCATGGGGAAGGTGAAACTCTTTGGGAACGAAATAATTAA